From a region of the Macrobrachium rosenbergii isolate ZJJX-2024 chromosome 24, ASM4041242v1, whole genome shotgun sequence genome:
- the LOC136851847 gene encoding uncharacterized protein, which yields MELGDEAKVQSEVEVLGNDEESTMDAERVSEGSGQQHRKKTPCAFISDNQERMLWEWLQQHPFLYDRGLAEFKEVAKKTGLPSEKAKSLNLPLIGTQLSTWLKSIRTRYGRLTRTECGQAAVRELMDRERWILTTLSFFGKHIVRQKKPKTLGLKESAAAAAAAAALPDAPDEVDAAGGDDDE from the exons ATGGAACTTGGGGATGAGGCCAAGGTCCAGTCCGAGGTGGAAGTCCTTGGCAATGATGAGGAGTCGACGATGGATGCAGAGAGAGTGAGCGAGGGGTCTGGGCAGCAACATCGGAAGAAAACTCCTTGTGCGTTCATATCAGACAACCAGGAAAGGATGTTATGGGAATGGCTACAGCAGCACCCCTTTCTGTATGACAGAGGCCTCGCTGAATTCAAGGAGGTGGCGAAGAAGACGGGACTCCCGTCAGAAAAGGCCAAGTCCCTCAACCTGCCTTTGATAGGAACACAGCTGAGCACGTGGTTAAAGTCGATCAGAACCAGGTATGGGCGGCTGACCAGGACCGAGTGCGGCCAGGCAGCAGTGAGGGAGCTGATGGACAGGGAAAGATGGATCCTGACGACGCTTAGCTTCTTCGGGAAACACATTGTCCGTCAGAAGAAGCCAAAGACCCTTGGATTGAAAGAG tccgctgctgctgctgctgctgctgctgcccttcCTGATGCTCCTGACGAAGTTGATGCTGCTGGTGGGGATGATGACGAGTGA